GGTCGGTATTCAGTCAACACGGTTGAATTCCCTAACAAGAATAATAACACTGTACCACATCTATTGAGAAAGGTCAATCTTTTTGTTTATTACTAAAGCGGGATTGCCTATCTTGCCAAGTTAAAATAAGCATCATGAGACTTTATCATTTACATCGTTTCTCCCACTTGTTACACGCATATTGCGGAAACTAACGTCGCAAAACGCCTTTATCGATTTCAAAACCAATAAAGGAATGTGCCTGCAACAAACACATTCCTCTCCAAGAACGACGTTTCATATATCACGCTTTCGGCAACGTGGGCAATGTTAAACGCGGACGTTCACCGAAATCGGGGAGTTGCGGTGGGTTCTCCTCCATCTGACGGAGGAGTTCTTCAATCGCGCGGTCGAGCTGCGGATCGTTCTCTGTGGTATAGTCTTGCGGACGGTAATCCACCTCAATATCTGGATCCGTGCCGTAGTTCTCAACGTTCCAGCCGACATCAACAAACCAGAAGGAATACTCCGGTTGCGTCGTACCACCTCTATCCACGAACATCTGATGCGGTGAGATACCGATAACACCACCCCACGTCCGCTTCCCGATAAGCAAACCCAACTCCATCAATTTGAAACAGTGTGAGAAAATATCACCATCGGAGCCAGCATTTTCGTTGGTGACAGCCACCATCGGACCCAAGACCGAAGCATCTGGGTAGGGATGCGGTGTCCCCCATCGCGGTACGTCATATCCAATGCGACGGCGAGACAACTTCTCTAAAAGCAGTTGCGAAACATGACCACCGCCGTTGTAACGTACGTCAACCAATAGTCCGGGATAACTCACCTCCGCAAGAAAACCGCGGTGAAATTCTGCATACCCACGCCGTCCCATGTCAGGAATATGAACATACCCGACCTTACCATCCGTTTTCTCATGGACGTATCGCCGATTTTTGGACACCCACTCGCGATACCGAAGTTCGTTTTCACCGCCCAATATCTTGAGCGTGACGACGCGTTCCTCGTCATCGTCCGCACCTCGGAATGTAGCTTGTACCTCTTGATTCGCAAGGCTCACGAGCAGTTCACCCGGCGAAACATTTTCACTGACCCGCTGTCCAGCGATAGCGAGCAACACATCCCCTTCTCGGATATTAATTCCCGGCGCATTGAGCGGTGAATCCTTCGTCACCTCCCAGCCATCGCCGCGCGGGATGTGCGTGATGCGATACCCCTTACGCTCCGCATCGTAGATAAAATCAGCACCGAGAAACCCCTGGGCGTAATTCGGTGAACTCCGATAATCGCCACCCATTTCATACGCATGCGAGGTGCCGAGTTCTCCCTGCATCTCCCACATCAAGTCCGAAAATTCACCGCGTGTCGCGATCCGTTCAAGGAGCGGCAGATAGCGTTGGTACACATGCTCCCAATCGACATCCGACATATCCTCTGTCCAGAAATAATCCCGCTGAAGCCGCCACGCTTCTCGATACATCTGATGCCACTCAGCAGTCGGAACGACGGAGGCTTTGATACGATTCAGGTCAATCCAACCGGTCTGCCGACTCGGACCACCCCTGCTCTCGGATTTGGATTCTCCCTCAGCCTTTTTGCCAGCCTTGAGAACGCGCAACCGACTTCCTGTAGAATAAACAAGTGTCTTCGCATCGCGCGAAAGTTGAAAGTCATTAATGCCGGAGACAAGCGTCTCCTTTTTCTGATCCTTGAAGTCGTAGGCATGGAGTACACCTCTCGGACTACTATCATCATCCGATGGTGTTTCTTGGACCGGAAACGACGTAAAAATCGCTTTGCCTTCAATACCAGCGATCTGCCCATAACGTCCATGCGGATACGGAAACGCGACGACGCGTTGTGTAATACCTTCCAAATCTATGGTAATCGGTTCACGTTTATCTTTCTTCTTCTCAGATTTTTCTTCAGATGCCTCCTCTTTTTCGTCCTGCTCCTCATCCTCTTTGTCTTTATCTTCCTTTTCCTCTTCAAGCGGACGAGGCTCCGGCACGAACGGATTGCCCAACGTCTTCTGCAAGGTCACCAGCAATGGCCGCATTGCCGTAGGAAACCCAAGATCGAAGTGGAGTGCATCGTAGACCGGATTGAACTCACGATAAGACAGAAAATAGAGATACTTCCCCTCTGGATCCCATGCGGGACCGAAATCGTTGAATTCTGGATCCGTGACGAACCATGTCTCGCCTGTTTCAATCCTGCAGAGTTTGATTGAACGGGTGGTTTCTGTCGCTGCAAAACTATACGCGCACCATTTACCATCCGGCGACCATGCGACATCTTGGATGTTGCGATAATGACCTTTGTCGAGTACCCGAATCTCTTGTGTCTCTAAATTGATATGCAAAAGTTCAAGACGGTTATTGATAAGAAGCAACTGATCCTTCTCGTCATCTTCAGTTTGGGGAGCAACCGTAAGCCGTCGAACATGTCCGATGTCAAGAGCGTCAAGGCGAACAATGTCAGCACTCCCATCGCGGGTATGGATTTCAAGTGCTTCTTCACCTTCAGCATCAGAGAGGGTAACGAGACGCTTCCCGTCGTTGAGCCACTGTGTGAAGCGGTAACGGGTTCCACTACGCTCGCCGTGCTGGAGAACCGCTCCCTCCCAATTTGCCATCGTGAAGGGTTTCCCTCGAACTGTCAGTGCCAAGGCGTGACCGTCTGGGGTCGGAGCATAGTCTTGTAGGTAGCGCGATGCAGTGACGAATTTCCGCTGTCGCTGGATACGTGGACTGTGGAATTGGATATCAACACGGGTTTCAGTGCCGTTTTCGATTTCATAAACAAACAGGTCGGCACCGGCATGATAGACAATACGTGTGCCATCTGTTTGTGCAGAACGGCAGTAGTAGGTATCCTGATGCGTGTGGCGTTGAATGTCCTCACCGGTAGGAAGACAGGAGTAGATATTGCCAACCCCCTCATGGTCCGAAATAAAATAGATACGTTCACCGATCCACATCGGTGTCGTGAAATTACTATCCACAGGCGTAAGTGGCTGGAACTGTCCGTCCCCTTCAATGTCTACCCAGAGTTGTCCTGCTGTGCCGCCGCGGTAGCGTTTCCAGCGTGCGGGTTCTCGTGTCAATCTGCCGAGGACAACCCCGCCGGCATCACTGAAATCAATATGATTCGCTGGACCGTAAGACAGACGTTGCGGTTCACCCCCGTCTGCACAGATTTTCCATATCCAAGGATCAAAAGCCAGACCAGCATTGCTTGAATAGAGAATCGTCTTACCATCGGTGTCCCAATCGACAATAGCAGCATTGCCGCCCTGATAAGTGAGTCGCTTCGCCTCACCACCGAGCGCAGACATCACATAAACTTCTGACGGTCCCTCTTCACGTCCCGTGAACGCAAGTCGTTCACCATCCGGTGATAAGCGTGGCGAACTTGTCGCGCCGAGATTCGACGTGAGTCGTCTTGCGATCCCACCTTCGACGGGAACCGTCCATAAATCATCTTCACATACAAAAACAATAGTATCCCGACAAACTGTCGGAAATCTATAATATCCTGACATTGACTCCTCCATTTTAAATAGTTATGGTTACTGGTATTGTTTGAAATTGCACTTATAGGTGTCAATTTAGGGATGTTTCGCTGTATTTTATAGGAACGTCCCTACAAATGCCGCCCCTACGGGGCTTGGGTCTGTGAGGTTGCGTTTTTCTATACAGATACCATCCCTACGGGATTCAAGAAGGTTTTGAAGTCTTCAAGGTTTCCGCGTAAATCCGGTTCAGTTGCAAACCGAACCTACCGGGCCTGGGCTCGAGACGGTTCATTTTTCTAAAATTGACAGTTATGGTATGGTTTGAAATCGCACCCATCAAATTTAAATACAAGATAGGTATAACAGCCTATCCACTTCTCTTTAGTCTACCGACGCGTTTGGCATATTTTTCACCCAAATGGAAAACCCAAAATCCGAGTGGAATGAGTAGAACACCAATGATGAGTAATAGAAATAGGTTTCCCAGTTGACTTTCAATCGAAGCATTATCCAGTATCGCTGCACGAATGGATCTAAGCGTATAGGTGGCAGGCGAAATTTTGGAAATCGGTTGGATCCATTCCGGTAATACCTCAATTTCATAATAGATACCGGAGACTAAGAGGAGCATTGATTGAATGATACCTGTTGCAGCTTGTCCCTTTTCCGGTGAAAGTAATGGAAAGATCGCCGCCATCAAACCAATCCCAATGAAAGAGAGACTTGAGATGCCAACAGTGACCACCATCGTTAGCCAATTTGCATTTCCTAAGTCAATATGTTCACCGAAAAAGAAAGGCATTATCGCCAAAACTAAACCGGTTCGTAAGAGTCCATATAGGATTGCAAAGAAACAAGACCCAACAAGGTGGGTAATACGATAGATGGGTGCCATAAAGGTATATTCGATCGTGCCTTCCCATCTCTCCCACGTAATAGCGTCGCTGACCTCGCGCATCATAATGGAGAGAAATCCCCAGATTAATGCACCAATGACGAGGTAAAGCACATCTTTACTGGTGCCACGTCCGACCATAATCAATCCAATCGTCAGCGCATTGACGATGGAGTAACTGAAAAAGAGAATTTCCCAACTAAGATATCGCTTCAGTAGATTAAAGTTGCGTTCAATAAAGGCGTAAGAGACAACTGTTTCACGTATAAGATTCAACATTTTTGGGTGTAGTTTGTGAGAAACTACTCTTCCTCCTCGATCTGCTTTCCAGTGAGGGCAATAAAAACGTCCTCCAATGTTCCGAGGTCTCCGTTCTCTGATGGTGTGTTGGCAATGAGTTCTTCGACGGTCCCCTCAGCGATAAATCGTCCTTTGTCAATAATTGCGATCTTATCACACAATCTTTCAGCCTCCGCCATATCGTGTGTCGTTAGGACGATGACAGCATTCCGTTCTTGGCGGATCTCCTCAATAAAGGCTTGCACATCGCGCTTGGATTTGGGGTCGAGTCCTGTTGTCGGTTCATCAAGCAGAAGGAGCATAGGCGTGGTGAGTAGGGCGCGTGCGATTGCGACTTTCTGTTGCATCCCGCGCGACAGGTGCTCCATTTCTTCGTTCATCCGATCTGGGTCAAAGCCGAGTCTTTCTAAAATTTGCTTTGATTTTCGCTCGGCTTCGACAGCCGGAATACCGTAAAGGCGTGCGGCATAAATCAGATTTTCTGTTGAAGAGAGGCGTTTGAAGAACGAGGCTTCAACAGACACACGATTCATTATCTGCCTCACCTTCAGGCTCTCTGTTACAACATCGTCGCCAAAGACGTGAATACTGCCTGCATCAGGGATCAGCAGCGTTGAAATAAGACGAATCAAGGTTGACTTTCCTGAGCCATTGGCACCGAGAATACCATAGATTTCCCCGATGTTAACCTCTAAGGAGATGTCGTCAACTGCGCGGATAACCTCTTTCTCTCGCTTGAACATCTGCTGAATCTTTTGATGAAAACGCAGCTTACCATTTGTCCGCTTGGTTCGGTGAAAATGTTTCGTTACCTTGCGAACAGTTAATCCATAGATAGTCTGCTCCACCTTTTTCCCTTTCACTAAACTTGTAGTCTCCAAAACTCTTGACATTTCACAGGCACTCTTATATATTATACCCAAAGTTCGTGAACATTTGGTAATTTATTTTTCGCCGATTTGAAACAGAGTGAAGCACTTAGTAATAACACTCAGATCTCTTATATTCTTGGAACTTACAGAAAGAAAAGAGTGGAGGAACAATGCCGAGAATCAAAGGTCCAGCTATCTTCCTCGCCCAATTCATGCGGGACGAGGCACCATACGATACTATGGAAAATATTGGGAAATGGGTTGCAAGCTTGGGGTACAAAGGTGTCCAAATCCCCAATTGGGACGACCGTGTCATTGACATCGGGAAAGCTGCCGAGTCGAAAACCTATTGCGATGAATTCAAAGGAACACTCAACGAAATGGGGCTTGAAGCCACGGAAGTAGCAGGTTACCTCGCTGGTCAGGTACTGGCTGTGCATCCCGCTTATGAAGTCATGTTTGAGGCGTTCCATCCACCCGGCTTGCGCGGTGACGAAAGAACAGCATGGGCAGCAGGCGAATTGACGAAATGCGTCCACGCTTCGGTCAATATGGGTCTGGATGTCATTCCTGTGCTTTCAGGCGGTTTTGCGTGGCACACCGTCTATCCGTGGCCCCAACGTCCCGATGGAATCATTGAAGAGGCGTTCAAAGAACTCGCTGCACGGTGGCGACCACTTCTGGATCTGGCACACGAGAACGGTCAGGTCTTCGCCTACGAACTCCACCCGGGTTCGGACATTTACGATGGTGCAACGTATGAGATGTTCCTGGATTACACGGACGACCATCCCGCTGCCTGTCTCAACTACGATCCGAGCCATTTTCTCCTTCAGCAACTCGACTATATCGACTTCATCCGACTTTACGCGGAACGCATCAAGGGATTTCATGTTAAGGATGCCGAGTTCCGTCCGACAGGTCGGGTTGGGGTCTATGGCGGTTATCAGTCATGGGCGGGTCGTGCAGCGAGATTCCGTTCGCTCGGTGATGGACAGGTGGATTTCACACAGGTGTTTACGCTGTTGACCGAGGCAGGCTACGACAGTTGGGCGGTGCTGGAATGGGAATGTTGTGTCAAAAGCCCAGAGCAGGGCGCAGCAGAAGGTGCACCGTTTATCGCTAAACATATCATCGAAACAACCGATGTCGCCTTCGATGACTTCGCAGGCGGTGAAACGGACGTA
This genomic stretch from Candidatus Poribacteria bacterium harbors:
- a CDS encoding ABC transporter permease, with translation MLNLIRETVVSYAFIERNFNLLKRYLSWEILFFSYSIVNALTIGLIMVGRGTSKDVLYLVIGALIWGFLSIMMREVSDAITWERWEGTIEYTFMAPIYRITHLVGSCFFAILYGLLRTGLVLAIMPFFFGEHIDLGNANWLTMVVTVGISSLSFIGIGLMAAIFPLLSPEKGQAATGIIQSMLLLVSGIYYEIEVLPEWIQPISKISPATYTLRSIRAAILDNASIESQLGNLFLLLIIGVLLIPLGFWVFHLGEKYAKRVGRLKRSG
- a CDS encoding ABC transporter ATP-binding protein, whose translation is MSRVLETTSLVKGKKVEQTIYGLTVRKVTKHFHRTKRTNGKLRFHQKIQQMFKREKEVIRAVDDISLEVNIGEIYGILGANGSGKSTLIRLISTLLIPDAGSIHVFGDDVVTESLKVRQIMNRVSVEASFFKRLSSTENLIYAARLYGIPAVEAERKSKQILERLGFDPDRMNEEMEHLSRGMQQKVAIARALLTTPMLLLLDEPTTGLDPKSKRDVQAFIEEIRQERNAVIVLTTHDMAEAERLCDKIAIIDKGRFIAEGTVEELIANTPSENGDLGTLEDVFIALTGKQIEEEE
- a CDS encoding PDZ domain-containing protein produces the protein MSGYYRFPTVCRDTIVFVCEDDLWTVPVEGGIARRLTSNLGATSSPRLSPDGERLAFTGREEGPSEVYVMSALGGEAKRLTYQGGNAAIVDWDTDGKTILYSSNAGLAFDPWIWKICADGGEPQRLSYGPANHIDFSDAGGVVLGRLTREPARWKRYRGGTAGQLWVDIEGDGQFQPLTPVDSNFTTPMWIGERIYFISDHEGVGNIYSCLPTGEDIQRHTHQDTYYCRSAQTDGTRIVYHAGADLFVYEIENGTETRVDIQFHSPRIQRQRKFVTASRYLQDYAPTPDGHALALTVRGKPFTMANWEGAVLQHGERSGTRYRFTQWLNDGKRLVTLSDAEGEEALEIHTRDGSADIVRLDALDIGHVRRLTVAPQTEDDEKDQLLLINNRLELLHINLETQEIRVLDKGHYRNIQDVAWSPDGKWCAYSFAATETTRSIKLCRIETGETWFVTDPEFNDFGPAWDPEGKYLYFLSYREFNPVYDALHFDLGFPTAMRPLLVTLQKTLGNPFVPEPRPLEEEKEDKDKEDEEQDEKEEASEEKSEKKKDKREPITIDLEGITQRVVAFPYPHGRYGQIAGIEGKAIFTSFPVQETPSDDDSSPRGVLHAYDFKDQKKETLVSGINDFQLSRDAKTLVYSTGSRLRVLKAGKKAEGESKSESRGGPSRQTGWIDLNRIKASVVPTAEWHQMYREAWRLQRDYFWTEDMSDVDWEHVYQRYLPLLERIATRGEFSDLMWEMQGELGTSHAYEMGGDYRSSPNYAQGFLGADFIYDAERKGYRITHIPRGDGWEVTKDSPLNAPGINIREGDVLLAIAGQRVSENVSPGELLVSLANQEVQATFRGADDDEERVVTLKILGGENELRYREWVSKNRRYVHEKTDGKVGYVHIPDMGRRGYAEFHRGFLAEVSYPGLLVDVRYNGGGHVSQLLLEKLSRRRIGYDVPRWGTPHPYPDASVLGPMVAVTNENAGSDGDIFSHCFKLMELGLLIGKRTWGGVIGISPHQMFVDRGGTTQPEYSFWFVDVGWNVENYGTDPDIEVDYRPQDYTTENDPQLDRAIEELLRQMEENPPQLPDFGERPRLTLPTLPKA
- a CDS encoding sugar phosphate isomerase/epimerase, whose translation is MPRIKGPAIFLAQFMRDEAPYDTMENIGKWVASLGYKGVQIPNWDDRVIDIGKAAESKTYCDEFKGTLNEMGLEATEVAGYLAGQVLAVHPAYEVMFEAFHPPGLRGDERTAWAAGELTKCVHASVNMGLDVIPVLSGGFAWHTVYPWPQRPDGIIEEAFKELAARWRPLLDLAHENGQVFAYELHPGSDIYDGATYEMFLDYTDDHPAACLNYDPSHFLLQQLDYIDFIRLYAERIKGFHVKDAEFRPTGRVGVYGGYQSWAGRAARFRSLGDGQVDFTQVFTLLTEAGYDSWAVLEWECCVKSPEQGAAEGAPFIAKHIIETTDVAFDDFAGGETDVERNRDILGLN